The following are encoded together in the Cheilinus undulatus linkage group 3, ASM1832078v1, whole genome shotgun sequence genome:
- the LOC121507257 gene encoding limbin-like isoform X1 — MLLVHFNAKTVTIWLFFLDIQVSCLLLPPLHYRLCHNVTRRDTDDVLEYSAGHQPCYDCTSQDTSWYTTLPPPSLMDKQESCSKNHRRQDDPDEKLKEMALEWMDGKMEFNFPKLFSSEDPISSSAPAGPRGHYFYSTLTSMSNMLHLRRGRSTLTRIHPGHALPQVQSVTPPSAFGVRFHKCAQVKLDTDPPLLTFFLLIYNTGPAGGTNLSQVAIRDSVSGIVLQETEGRVVERGYQTFAIDSLSAGSNISVNYTAKIRSHKSEVLDLPAFLTFSNASQNDVSMFGPLKANLTLRVNSTDRIFPNHGVHFAGFVAGLFVTLALLSLGFLAMSLIGPRSRLSLLHQRRNRGDSDHEYADCNMSETIKEEAMFEDKMVDIMVLEDPQNMYQALENLEMSTLLHATNNLENIRIQIYKDVMSSLLSGLRSSGQAQQRLLSVLHGQLLGMEGRLKEERGARMAALASRCNLETREEMEAEHCREAAKKAQAELLCQHADQQELLHCSVLLEKLHKLSQSQLQHILLVRHEEASAKVQRQIIEWRRVELHKIFSEELEEATRIGELEKSTTKSLQHDYFTCQDQLEEVLDVVLANQRYMLSERHAQRKFLVHSLHSLNGLISDTFSSTSSSLDSWFTHIRRGRTVPAEQIEQLQEKSQKELVMVKQRMDEALSQERRAMRCGLIKKRRELISDMLQGHKQRQKDLSGLSKGLGGRIDIAQHLHCWQNLLTAQCLELAELINNLDEEAAADIRKVTMRVIQGAITDLKAIQPSANQALLSLLPPGAQHSLTQVEPELGAGQGANSLLQGQEKLHQEGKAALHTLQSTREALREAMERELKEQREIRANCRDFFSCLCLSQLTFSEDDQLRMKLEFQKSFSVMDRSLVLPHAVSRTKLHTALAARRKESEQKTNMQSKGKTSETRQKTDTTDLQLFQKRLEEQIKLFEKEKEMEEGVMDKVMEEMQSERVEELRSQGDSLAVQLETIHYQKAERRTKVLETSRAMLTLHSLLIQQIRERKSPEKQEMAHIIQSHCMGLEEAEQQHLKEKAELDGQRLCKSNAGSSPTQSDDSDEQEEESKEERLYQLQQDCRMSSILQEALYKYEEVNSVLAERLQETTAKNQATEYLREQMELRRLYAHCDQDLDFASRLVKQSQIPAEALLEALRLLLPTLPESELLSITDALYPKQHPVSSSAEQEHTGGVVGSNGRLPIKLREDVVHKNMINTPTCAVDTERLQERRQSLLEKLLMRSLRSVPRDAAPLLVKEKGQEDSLHEVQRAIYNLHMPKDWEQHGDPAKQRVVDRTNDAVYLTAEGDKMPLNVPAAGERLFVFRDPPEFSGHVGAPTRKRKRNFLNFKKSSVAPSNLP, encoded by the exons ATGCTTCTGGTACACTTCAACGCGAAGACGGTCACgatttggttgtttttcttgGATATCCAAGTGTCATGTTTGCTCCTGCCTCCGTTACATTACCGTTTGTGTCACAATGTAACCCGACGTGACACCGACGATGTGTTGGAGTACAGTGCTGGACATCAGCCGTGTTATGACTGTACATCTCAGGATACATCATGGTACACAACACTACCACCTCCTTCTCTGATGGACAAACAGGAG AGCTGTTCCAAGAACCATCGGAGACAGGATGACCCAGATGAGAAACTAAAAGAAATGGCATTGGAGTGGATGGACg GTAAAATGGAATTCAACTTTCCCAAGTTGTTTTCTTCAGAGGACCCAATATCTTCTTCAGCTCCTGCTGGTCCACGGGGACACTACTTTTACTCCACATTGACCTCCATGTCAAACATGTTGCACCTCAGGAGAGGAAGAAGCACACTCACCAGAATccacccaggtcatgctctgccTCAG gttcAGAGTGTAACACCTCCATCTGCATTTGGGGTCAGGTTTCATAAGTGTGCACAG GTTAAGTTGGACACTGATCCTCCTCTGCTGACATTCTTCCTTCTGATTTATAACACGGGTCCAGCTGGTGGCACCAACCTGTCTCAAGTGGCTATCCGGGACTCTGTCTCTGGAATAGTGCTCCAAGAGACTGAAGGCAGAGTGGTGGAAAGAGGCTATCAGACATTTGCTATAGATTCACTGTCTG ctGGCTCCAATATAAGTGTCAATTATACTGCTAAAATAAGGAGTCATAAGAGTGAAGTCCTGGACCTTCCAGCTTTTCTCACCTTTTCTAATGCCTCACAG AACGATGTGAGTATGTTTGGTCCGTTAAAAGCTAATCTAACCTTGAGGGTGAATTCCACTGACAGA atttttccaAACCATGGGGTCCATTTTGCTGGATTTGTTGCGGGCTTATTTGTCACGCTGGCGCTGTTGTCTCTGGGATTTCTGGCCATGAGCCTGATTGGTCCCAGAAGCAGGCTGAGCCTTCTGCACCAAAGG AGAAACAGAGGGGATTCAGACCATGAGTATGCAGACTGCAACATGAGTGAGACAATAAAGGAAGAGGCAATGTTTGAGGACAAGATGGTGGACATCATGGTGCTGGAAGATCCCCAGAACATGTACCAGGCTTTGGAAAA CCTTGAAATGTCTACACTGCTGCATGCCACCAATAACCTGGAGAATATTCGGATTCAGATCTACAAGGACGTGATGTCGTCTCTGCTGAGCGGCCTGCGATCCAGTGGCCAGGCCCAGCAGAGGCTGCTCAGTGTACTTCACGGACAGCTGCTTGGCATGGAGGGTCGGCTCAAAGAGGAGCGAGGGGCTCGAATGGCTGCCCTCGCCAGCCGGTGCAATCTGGAGACTCGGGAAGAGATGGAGGCAGAACACTGCAGAGAAGCTGCTAAAAAGGCCCAGGCTGAGCTGCTTTGTCAACATGCAGACCAGCAG GAGCTCCTCCACTGCAGTGTCCTCTTGGAGAAGCTGCACAAGCTGAGCCAGAGTCAGCTTCAGCACATCCTGTTGGTCCGGCATGAGGAGGCCTCAGCCAAGGTCCAGAGACAGATCATAGAGTGGCGCCGCGTGGAGTTGCACAAGATTTTCTctgaggagctggaggaggccACCAGGATTGGTGAGCTGGAGAAAAGTACAACAAAGAGTCTTCAGCATGATTACTTCACCTGCCAA GATCAGCTTGAGGAAGTGCTGGATGTTGTCCTTGCTAACCAGCGCTATATGCTCTCTGAGCGCCATGCTCAGAGGAAGTTCTTGGTGCACAGCCTTCACAGCCTCAATGGTCTGATTTCTGACACCTTCTCCAGCACCTCCAGCAGTTTGGACAGCTGGTTCACTCACATCAGGAG GGGGAGAACTGTGCCTGCAGAGCAGATAGAACAGCTACAGGAGAAGTCCCAGAAGGAGCTGGTGATGGTGAAGCAGAGAATGGATGAGGCTCTGAGCCAGGAGAGGAGGGCAATGCGCTGTGGACTTATTAAGAAGAGACGGGAGCTTATCTCTGATATG CTACAGGGCCACAAACAGCGACAAAAGGATCTATCAGGCCTTTCTAAAGGTCTGGGGGGAAGGATAGATATCGCTCAGCACCTGCACTGTTGGCAGAACTTACTGACAGCTCAGTGTCTGGAGCTGGCAGAGCTCATCAACAACCTGGATGAGGAGGCTGCTGCTGACATCCGCAAG GTGACCATGCGTGTGATTCAGGGTGCCATAACAGATCTCAAAGCCATCCAGCCCTCTGCTAACCAGGCTCTGCTATCATTGTTGCCCCCAGGGGCGCAGCATTCCCTGACGCAGGTAGAACCAGAGCTAGGAGCAGGACAAGGGGCGAACAGTCTCCTACAGGGCCAGGAAAAGTTGCATCAGGAAGGAAAGGCAGCTTTGCACACTCTTCAGAGTACCAGGGAGGCTCTGAGAGAAGCTATGGAGAGAGAGCtgaaggagcagagagagatCAGGGCAAATTGCAGAGATTTCTTCAG TTGCTTATGTTTGTCTCAGTTAACTTTTTCTGAGGATGACCAGCTCAGGATGAAACTTGAGTTTcagaagtctttttctgtgatGGACCGCAGTCTGGTGCTGCCCCACGCTGTCTCCAGAACCAAACTGCACACTGCTCTGGCAGCTAGGAGGAAGGAGAGCGAGCAAAAG ACAAATATGCAATCCAAGGGGAAAACCAGCGAGaccagacagaaaacagacacaACTGACCTGCAGCTTTTCCAGAAAAGACTTGAGGAGCAGATCAAACTGTtcgagaaagagaaagagatggAGGAAGGTGTCATGGATAAG GTAATGGAGGAGATGCAAAGTGAGAGAGTGGAAGAGCTGCGTTCTCAGGGAGACAGTCTAGCAGTGCAGTTGGAAACAATTCACTACCAGAAGGCTGAGAGGAGGACCAAAGTGTTAGAGACGTCTAGAGCCATGCTCACTCTGCACAGCCTGCTCATCCAGCAgatcagagagagaaagagcccGGAGAAACAGGAGATGGCCCACATTATACAGAGCCACTGCATG GGCCTAGAGGAGGCAGAACAACAACATCTGAAGGAGAAGGCAGAATTAGATGGCCAAAGATTGTGCAAGTCCAATGCAGGATCAAGTCCAACACAGAGTGATGACTCTGACGAGCAAGAGGAGGAGAGCAAGGAGGAGAGACTTTATCAGCTGCAGCAGGACTGCAGGATGTCATCCATCCTCCAGGAGGCACTCTATAAGTATGAAGAGGTTAACTCTGTGTTGGCTGAGAG GTTACAAGAAACGACTGCCAAAAATCAAGCCACGGAATATTTGAGAGAACAAATGGAGCTCAGGAGACTTTATGCACACTGTGACCAG GATCTGGATTTTGCATCTCGGCTGGTGAAGCAGAGTCAGATCCCTGCTGAGGCTCTCCTAGAGGCCCTGCGCCTCCTCCTCCCCACCCTGCCTGAGAGTGAACTCCTCTCCATCACTGATGCACTCTACCCCAAACAGCATCCTGTTTCATCATCTGCAGAGCAGGAACACACAGG GGGTGTTGTGGGGTCAAACGGGCGCCTTCCTATCAAACTGAGAGAAGACGTGGtgcataaaaatatgataaatacgCCAACCTGCGCTGTGGACACAGAGAG GCTCCAGGAAAGGAGGCAAAGTTTGTTGGAAAAGCTGCTCATGAGGTCCCTGCGCTCGGTTCCTAGAGACGCAGCACCTTTGCTGGTTAAAGAGAAAGGACAGGAGGACAGTCTTCATGAAGTACAGCGAGCTATTTATAACCTACATATGCCTAAAGACTGGGAGCAGCATGGTGACCCTGCAAAACAGAGAGTAGTGGACAGGACGAATGATGCAGTATACCTCACAGCAGAGGGAGACAAGATGCCACTGAACGTCCCTGCTGCTGGAGAGAGGTTGTTTGTGTTTCGGGATCCACCTGAGTTCAGTGGCCATGTGGGTGCACCGACAAGGAAACGGAAAAGAAACTTCCTCAATTTTAAGAAAAGCTCTGTGGCTCCATCAAACCTACCTTAA